A genomic stretch from Schistosoma haematobium chromosome 2, whole genome shotgun sequence includes:
- the SLC2A4_1 gene encoding Solute carrier 2, facilitated glucose transporter member 4 (EggNog:ENOG410V4US~COG:G), whose amino-acid sequence MGVASNNGITGKLVLTVIITCIGSSFLIGYNLGVLNLPRKNIETYFNETVVPNTPELDSNFFYTHVSTIFVVAAAIGAFSCGWVADGIGRRNGLLLNNVIGIIGGVIVGPCVLVQQPVLLYVGRFVIGINSGITIGIASLYLTEVAPRDLRGGIGACHQLAVTIGIAFSYFITFSFLLNTKNLWPLAVALGAVPAAMSLVILPFCPESPRFLYMKKNKEAEARKAFLQLNVKENVDTFIGELRGEIEVAKNQPVFKFTQLFTQKDLRMPVLIACLIQVLQQLSGINAVITYSSLMLELAGIPDMYLQYCVFAIGVLNVIVTVVSVPLIERAGRRTLLLWPTVSLALSLLLLTIFVNLAYSGPVGARSAMGIISIILILVYICSFALGLGPVPALIVSEIFRQSPRAAAYSLSQSIQWLSNLIVLCSYPVIQKNIGGYSFLPFLVVVVICWIFFFLFMPETKNRTFDDVACDLAFGGIVVGKRTTALEDRNLTVFTKQGNNDGPASESLLYPRSDNDKGMYA is encoded by the exons ATGGGAGTTGCTTCA AATAACGGTATCACAGGGAAACTTGTTTTAACTGTCATTATAACATGTATTGGATCATCATTTCTAATCGGATACAATCTTGGAGTTTTGAATCTACCAAGAAAG AATATTGAAACATATTTCAATGAGACAGTTGTTCCAAATACTCCAGAATTAGATTCAAACTTCTTCTACACTCATGTCAGTACAATATTTGTAGTTGCCGCTGCGATAGGAGCATTCAGTTGTGGTTGGGTAGCTGATGGAATTGGTCG ACGAAATGGTTTATTACTCAATAATGTTATTGGCATTATCGGTGGTGTAATTGTTGGTCCTTGTGTTCTTGTCCAGCAACCTGTGTTATTATATGTTGGCCGTTTTGTTATTGGTATTAATAGTGGCATTACAATTGGCATAGCTTCACTTTATTTAACTGAAGTGGCACCACGTGATCTGCGTGGTGGTATTGGTGCTTGTCATCAGTTAGCTGTAACCATTGGTATTGCTTTCTCGTATTTCATTACATTTTCATTTCTGTTGAACACAAAAAATCTATGGCCACTTGCTGTTGCTTTGGGTGCTGTTCCAGCAGCTATGTCATTGGTTATTTTACCATTTTGTCCTGAAAGTCCACGATTTTTAtacatgaaaaaaaataaagaagctGAGGCACGCAAAGCATTTTTACAATTAAATGTTAAAGAAAATGTTGATACATTCATTGGTGAATTGCGTGGAGAAATTGAAGTTGCGAAAAATCAACCAGTTTTTAAATTTACACAATTATTTACACAAAAAGATCTTCGAATGCCAGTGCTTATTGCTTGCCTAATCCAAGTTTTACAACAATTATCCGGAATTAATGCG GTTATAACATATTCATCTCTTATGTTAGAATTAGCTGGTATTCCTGATATGTACTTACAATATTGTGTCTTTGCTATTGGAGTTCTTAATGTTATCGTAACTGTAGTCTCTGTTCCACTAATCGAACGTGCTGGACGTCGTACTTTATTATTATGGCCTACAGTATCATTAGCTTTATCCTTATTATTACTTACAATATTTGTTAATTTGGCATATTCTGGTCCGGTAGGTGCGAGATCTGCTATGGGTATAATATCGATCATTTTGATATTAGTTTATATATGCAGTTTTGCACTCGGCTTAGGTCCAGTTCCTGCATTAATTGTATCAGAAATATTTAGACAAAGTCCACGTGCTGCAGCTTATTCACTTAGTCAATCAATTCAATGGTTATCAAATCTGATTGTGTTATGTAGTTATCCTGTTATACAG AAAAACATCGGTGGTTATTCATTTTTGCCCTTCCTTGTGGTCGTTGTGATTTGCTGGATCTTCTTTTTCCTGTTTATGCCAGAAACTAAAAATCGGACATTTGATGACGTTGCATGTGATCTTGCATTTGGAGGTATTGTTGTAGGCAAACGTACTACAGCTTTAGAAGATCGTAACCTTACTGTATTCACTAAACAGGGTAATAATGACGGTCCAGCTTCTGAGTCATTACTTTATCCTCGAAGTGATAATGACAAAGGTATGTATGCATAG
- the SLC2A4_1 gene encoding Solute carrier 2, facilitated glucose transporter member 4, variant 2 (EggNog:ENOG410V4US~COG:G): protein MSLVILPFCPESPRFLYMKKNKEAEARKAFLQLNVKENVDTFIGELRGEIEVAKNQPVFKFTQLFTQKDLRMPVLIACLIQVLQQLSGINAVITYSSLMLELAGIPDMYLQYCVFAIGVLNVIVTVVSVPLIERAGRRTLLLWPTVSLALSLLLLTIFVNLAYSGPVGARSAMGIISIILILVYICSFALGLGPVPALIVSEIFRQSPRAAAYSLSQSIQWLSNLIVLCSYPVIQVSELSLL, encoded by the exons ATGTCATTGGTTATTTTACCATTTTGTCCTGAAAGTCCACGATTTTTAtacatgaaaaaaaataaagaagctGAGGCACGCAAAGCATTTTTACAATTAAATGTTAAAGAAAATGTTGATACATTCATTGGTGAATTGCGTGGAGAAATTGAAGTTGCGAAAAATCAACCAGTTTTTAAATTTACACAATTATTTACACAAAAAGATCTTCGAATGCCAGTGCTTATTGCTTGCCTAATCCAAGTTTTACAACAATTATCCGGAATTAATGCG GTTATAACATATTCATCTCTTATGTTAGAATTAGCTGGTATTCCTGATATGTACTTACAATATTGTGTCTTTGCTATTGGAGTTCTTAATGTTATCGTAACTGTAGTCTCTGTTCCACTAATCGAACGTGCTGGACGTCGTACTTTATTATTATGGCCTACAGTATCATTAGCTTTATCCTTATTATTACTTACAATATTTGTTAATTTGGCATATTCTGGTCCGGTAGGTGCGAGATCTGCTATGGGTATAATATCGATCATTTTGATATTAGTTTATATATGCAGTTTTGCACTCGGCTTAGGTCCAGTTCCTGCATTAATTGTATCAGAAATATTTAGACAAAGTCCACGTGCTGCAGCTTATTCACTTAGTCAATCAATTCAATGGTTATCAAATCTGATTGTGTTATGTAGTTATCCTGTTATACAGGTAAGTGAATTATCTTTGTTATGA